tcgaattgaacgttgcggtaaatccttcgacttcgatattcgaaatcaaaggatttccattcggcagtcgaatatcgagggttaattaaccctcgatattcgaccataaataaatttgcccctaaaattagctggaaattttaattttaaaattcaatttttcaattcgatccttgataaatgtgccccttaacatCTAATCGACGATTATAtcgtcaggaaaaaaaaatgtattaagcaGAAGATTAACCGAAAGCTGCAGATTAAGCTTCATCCATTAATACATACAGctgtgtaatatttattttccaatcaCTAGAGCCAAAATTATTCTCCTGTAACAGTTCACTGGATTTAGACAACTGCAAATCATTTGGAAATAGTCGTGGTAAGAAGCCAAGCTTTCAATATTCCTTAAAATTTGTGTCATTTTTGTACCATATACAATGCAATGTGAAAACCTTCCCGCTGATGATTATTTATCTTGACATCTGAATTTTTTCCATTGTATAATATTTCCTTTAATAACTGCCCTGAATGTCATTTTTTATGTTGTACTGCAACTAGGGCACATTAACAGAACCTCTGTTTGCCAACAATTCAGTATCTCAGgctaaaaaaggcaaaaacatatCTGAGAATATATCTAGCTGCAAAACCAGTAGTGATCTGAGTACAAAATAAAAGGGAAGAGCTTTCCCCCCTTGCCTGGGGTTCAGACTAATAAAAAGAGACTAGATaactgaaatggaaaaagaagaagagaaaacagCCTCAGTGACCTTTAGTAAGTACAATACCATCAGTGAATATGCATTTAATGTTGTTTCTTCTTACATGTAAACCTAAGCGAGAAATCAAAGACTGGAGCACTTACAAGACTTTTAAAATTAATGGTAAGatttcttcattatttctttgatTTTCTTACACGGTAATGgctttatttgtgtttatactGCGCTTTTATTAATGGTTTTATTCATACTGTGTTTTTACCGATGATGAATTTTCACTTATTCactagaacatgtttttttttctttgtaatttgaAATAGAGAACAAAAAATGTAACTGCTAAATTTAAGATGTGTGTCATTTAGCATTTGTATTAATCTGCTtaatttaagaatttttttttatttatttaatttaagaaattatttttgaCTTGAATGGACTTtataatacaagtataggacctgctatccacattgctcgggacctggggttttcaggataacgtatctttccgcaattctactagaaaattatttaaacattaaggggctaagtactgtctgtttaaaaagttaatttcgaccatttgccatctaaaacctgccaaattgctgttttagcctatgggggacctcctagaacctatttgtagtttttttgggaaaaactttgaatcgaattcgttcaaatgcactattccttcgattcgtatgattcgaattcagacgaatacagacctattcgatcaaaaactgacctattcgaccaaaaaaaaaacttcgactcaatttcagttggtctttttgaatttgaatttcaaagctttttcaattccaaattcgacccttgataaatctgcccctaaggggcagatttatcaaaggtcgaagggaaaattatttttttttgtgtacatcaACAAGGCaacagtccaaattcaattcgaatttgaaaaacaattgaaaattctaatttttaaatttaccATCTTTTTataaattcgacttcaaccattcgccatctaaaacctgccgaattgctgttttagcctatgggggacctcctagaacctatttggagtcaattggtggactttgaaaatctaaggttttttggggggaaaactttgatttgtatgattcgaattagatcgaaaatggacctattcgatcgaaaacggacctattcggccaaaaaagaactttgatttaatttcggttggtgtttttgaattcaaattttgaagtttctcaaattcgaaattcgacccttcttaaatctgcccctaaataaacccaataggctggttttgcttccaataagaattaattatatctgagctgggatcaagtacaagctactgttttattattacatagaaaaaggaaatatttaaaaaaattggattatttggataaaacggagtctatgggaaacagccatttcggagctttctgggtaacaggtttctggataacagatcccacgcctgtaatcatttttaaaaatgcagctcaaatcaattacattacatattttaGCTTTGTGTCCTCGGCACATCTTACCACGATCATTCGATCATCAGCAATATTTTCAGATGCATTCCAGACTTaagtaaatatgaaatatatattattagagagagagaaaagtaatTATTAAATTTGATGCAATCACTGTTGCAACTTGTTATATCATATGATAGTTGGCTCTTGTTTAGCCAGGAGTCGGAGCTACAGTTATCACATTTTCCAGGAAACAAATCCCAACACTACTATCcctattatttattttccttattaataatttTTACAATCAAGACCAATAACACCAGTTAGGTGGTAACCCTAGTacgaatttatttattaataatcttATTTAAGTCCCAATAAGCAAATCAGGCGGCACTCTGGATGGGTTTGAGGGgatttattgcaacattagggtaacattcccttaatcataatCTTATTTAGGTATATGTATATACTCCtatttgttaaaaatacatataacatCTTATTTACATCACGTTTAAGAGATAAAAGTAATTATTACTGGAATACGATGAATAATTTCAACCTCTTTGCACATATACCCCCTGAACTCACAAGGAGGAGGCGACAAGGAGTGTTAAAATcagcaacaaataaaatattttcattttcatttcgcAGAATTTTGAGCTCAAAATGTCGTTCTTTGGTTGGATGAAATGGCCAACAAAAGAGTCTGATAAAGTTGCACAATATACTGGATCAGACGGTGtaacaaaaacattattaaaggggacccgtcacccaaaaaaattattcaaaatcctattttatcagattagtcaaggaaaataaactttaataacgctatataaattatttgaatcttgtttccttcagtctgggatttcaaaattataacaagcaggcagcagccattttgtggacattgttattaagacaagccttgtatcatgtcagaatcttgtttgtgcaccagaatgggggacctgatgtccatccccatgccctggctacacagttatatggtaaagagaacagggggaatgtggggagagcagtgacatgtaggaagtgctgaatggaaagtgaaagtaattgtctgccccgcctctatgccacgggcatagaggaggggcagacaatatttgattgactgctgagatttttaaatgagtttacaacagctatgaatgcttaaataaaaaatagaaattggatttcatgtttaatttgaaaaggacttttattatacagatttttgtgtctggatgacaggtccactttaagggaacTTCAATGGCACCTAGGGGAGCGAGAAAGATTATTGAACGAGATTGAAAATGAacagaaaatccaaaaaacagGAATGGATTACTACTGGCTCAGGAATGAACTTGGCATAAAAGCAAGCATCCCTGTTACAGAACAAAAGCAGCTTGAGATTATGTGCTCTCAGATTCAGCCATGTCACACGGGCACAGTACTTAGCAGGTATactttatttctctctttctccccccattggaaagctgaaaaactgaaaacaacagcaagtaattcaaaatttacaggaatataaaaaaatgtaataagcaATTCAAAATTTGTTCAGAatcggggtatatttatcaagggtcgaatttagagtttatggcgcggatttatcaaatgtcgaggtgaatttttgaattaaaaaaaattcaaatttctagctatttttggtgtacttcaactagggaatagtccaaattcgattcgaatttcgaaaatttgaatatcgaaatgtatttgtactgtctctttaaaaattcgacttcgaccatttgccatcttaaacctgcagaattgctgttttagcctatgagggacctcctagaacctacttggagtcaattggtggacttgaaaaatcaaagtttttcctggGGAAATCTtggattcgaattcgatcaaattagatgcaaggtttttttacaaaaatttattttaaaaaagtccaccaaacaactccaaactgattGTAgtaggtcctccataggctaaaacacctatttttagatggtgaatagtctaattctcaaagggacagtacatgataaatttcgaaattcgaattttgtttattttttaaactcaaattgaatgtggactattccctagtcggcTTACACTTAAATAAACTCGAACTTCAAATTTAAGagttcgaattttcaattcgacccttgataaatgtgctcctAAAAGTTCATGCAAAAGTGAACTAAAAAAAGCGATCTGCCCAAAGCATTTTATCTGTCGTTATTGtacacaaaaacataaaataacaaaacagGGGGAAAAGTCAGTAGTAATGAAATATCGATACTCCACTAGTAAAAATTTTAagatttgttcacctttaaattaactttaaggggcccatttacttagttcgagtgaaggaatagaataaaaaaaactttgaatttcgaatgttttttttggctacttcgaccttcgactacgacttcgacttcgaatcgaacgattcgaactaaaaatcgtttgactattcgaccattcaatagtcgaagtactgtctctttaaaataaaacttcgaccccctagttcgccacctaaaacctaccgaagtcaatgttagcctatggggaaggtccccataggctttctaagctttttttgggtcaaagaaaaatcgttcgatcgcagaattaaaatcctttgacttcgatattcgaagtcgaaggatttccattcggcagtcgaatatcaagggttaattaaccctcgatattcgaccataagtaaatttgccccttagtatgatgtaaagattgatattctgaaacaatttgcaattgttttttaatttttaatccttgtattttgagttattttgatttttattcagcagctctccagcttgccgtttcagcaatctggttgctagggttcgacttaacctagcaaccatgcattgatttgaataagagactggaatatgaatgggagaggcctaaataataataaaaagtcccaagaacaatacatttgtagccttacagagcatttgttttttcgatggagttagtgacccccttttgaaagttggaaagagtcagaagagcaaagcaaataattgaaaaacattaagaaataaaaaatgaaggccaattgaaaagttgctttgatttggtcattcaataacatacttagggggttatttactaaactacaaatgcaaaaatctgtgaaatttgtgattttgttttttataaaatctgaaattttaaaaaatcacaaatttttcagaatttattaaaccccgaggatggaaaagtcagaataagaaaatccggcatctcagacctgtcgaggttgcatataagtcactggctgaagtcccgatgattttttgatgggtgctgggtttcgtgcaataccccaaagttttcggagttttcggaaaaaatcatgaaaatccgatgaaaaaatccgaaagaatacatgaaaatctgattttttttttcaaaacaaattttcagggaaatgtattaataaataagcgtgaaaacccgagcggatttgttcgtagtttgtagtagaaaatattgagaaaaattcggactttgataaataacctcctaaagtCATTGTAAAGTAGAACCCCTCCCTTAAATACTACTACTCACCTgttcatttgttattttgttaacAATCGGAATTAAAGCAAACTACTACTTTTAAAATTGTACGTTTTCAGGTTTCGAGAGGTCCTGGCAGAAAACAATGTGCTGCCTTGGGAAATAGTTTACATATTCAAACAAGTTTTAAAGGATTTTCTGAGTTCCATGGATAAAGAAAAAGAACAGGTGAGGATCATGGATATGTGGAACTCAGACTGTTCTGTCAACTTCATGCCTGGAGAGACCCCAACTGTTTCCCACAAGGAGGAAATCCCGACAGTGTCCAGTTATGTCGACAGAAACACACAGAGCTTATTTCCCATTTTTTCTCACAGAATCTGGAACCTGCCATATTATTATCCACCCAACTAAAGACTTGTTTCCCTCAAAATAAATCGCTGTAATGtgttatttttctaaaattcaaaAGCTCTACAAAATCTTATCTACCCAATAAGAAGAAAATCACCTAAAAGGATTTTATGTTTTGGATATAGGTAAATAGGTACAGAATAGATTTATTTTACACTAATGTAGAATTTTTTACGTACAAATTTACTACATGTGATACGTCGACTATACAAACTACATTAGATTACAGACAGGAACTTATTTTTCCTGGACACAAAACCATTAGCAGAGTAAAATAAACTACTGTTTATATGAGCCATTTCTAGATAATTTGGCTAGCCACCCAAGAGAGGCCTAATTCTATGATCTGAAGACCTATTAGGGTGCCATCTGAGGGTATATATCCACTGCAAAGGGAGCCTATCTAgagtaacaaacaaaaaaaatactacaggtatgggacctgttatccagaatgctcgggacctggggttttccagataatggagctttccgtaatttggatcttcacaccttaattTGGTGAAACACCTGCCATGCCCGGGGCCGGTAATACAAATTTagcggcaatgtagttgccaccactggccggtaaattttttttttgaaaagatggcaaccctaattctaatagaaaaataatgtaaacattaaataaacccaataagctggttttgaatctaataaggattcattatggggccgattcactaacttcgagtgaaggattcgaaggtaaaaaactttgaatttctgggctacttcgaccattgaatgggctacttcgaccttcgactgcgattatcgaaggattcgaagtaaaaatcgttcgactattcgaccattcgatagtcgaagtactgtctctttaaaaaaaacttcgaccccctagttcgccatctaaaagctaccgaagtcaatgttagcctatggggaaggtccccataggcttggctaactttttttgatcgaaggatattccttcgatcattggatttaaatccttcgaatcgaaggatttcattgttcgatcgaaggaattatccttcgatcgttcgatcgttcgatcgaactatctgcgctaaatccttcgacttcgatattcgaagtcgaaggattttagttcctagttgaatatcgagggttaattaaccctcaatattcgacccttagtgaaccGGCCCCtttgttttagggggttatttactaaactctgaatgtcaaaaaacccgaaaaatttgtgtgtttttttttataaaatctgaatttttagtgggaaaaaaacacaaatttttcaggatttattataccccaaggatggaaaaagccagaatccgaaaatccgcatcttagacctgtcgaggttgcatataagtcaatgggagaagtcccaaagatttttttgatctccgttgggtttcgtgcaataacctgAAGActtcgggggttttgggcaaaaatcagaaaaaaactgagttttcaggtggaaaatctgaaaaatttgtacaatgtgtatttttcacgtttttttccccgcaaacacaattttcggaaaagtgtattaataaataaggtgaaaaaacccttgcggatttggtcggagcttattttagaaaaaattgagataaattcagactttgaattCAgacttggatcaagtacagtatCAAGGTacagttctattattacagagaaaaaggaaataatagttaaaaatgtggattatttgattataatggaatctatgagagacagcctttccatagttcagagcattctagataatgggtttcctgataaccgATCCGATACCTGCATTACAAAAACTATTTAACACTGGAATTCAAGCCAGCATCCCTTCAGTCCAAAAGTAAAGTACTcttttttcaccaggttttgtcgcatcagattaaaaaaaaaaaacattagtaacTATCTAGTGTAGTAACTATCTTGGTAGTAATTGCCCATCACACATTCTtaac
This Xenopus laevis strain J_2021 chromosome 8S, Xenopus_laevis_v10.1, whole genome shotgun sequence DNA region includes the following protein-coding sequences:
- the LOC121397747 gene encoding protein RD3-like isoform X2, whose protein sequence is MSFFGWMKWPTKESDKVAQYTGSDGVTKTLLRELQWHLGERERLLNEIENEQKIQKTGMDYYWLRNELGIKASIPVTEQKQLEIMCSQIQPCHTGTVLSRFREVLAENNVLPWEIVYIFKQVLKDFLSSMDKEKEQVRIMDMWNSDCSVNFMPGETPTVSHKEEIPTVSSYVDRNTQSLFPIFSHRIWNLPYYYPPN
- the LOC121397747 gene encoding protein RD3-like isoform X1; its protein translation is MNFELKMSFFGWMKWPTKESDKVAQYTGSDGVTKTLLRELQWHLGERERLLNEIENEQKIQKTGMDYYWLRNELGIKASIPVTEQKQLEIMCSQIQPCHTGTVLSRFREVLAENNVLPWEIVYIFKQVLKDFLSSMDKEKEQVRIMDMWNSDCSVNFMPGETPTVSHKEEIPTVSSYVDRNTQSLFPIFSHRIWNLPYYYPPN